GTGCTGTAGCTCACGCGGCCGCCGAACAACATCCGGTTGTCGGCGGAAAACCGGAAGTAGTCGAGCACGAAATTCGAATCGCATACCGCCGATTTCGTCGGAATCAATTGGGAAACCAATGCGGGGTCCAGGGGTTCGGTCCCCACGATATAGGTGCCGACCGGCATGATTCGCCGGGCGAGTTTGGGGGCCATTTTAGGGGCTACTTCCGGGAGGTAGATGTTGCCGGCCAGAACGACATAGCGCGCCTTGACGCTGCCCCTGTCGGTCGTGAGCACGGCCGGCTCGCCTCGGCTCAGCGTCCGTGCCGGGGTATGTTCGCAGATGCGCACGCCCAGTGCCTGGGCCGCCCGGGCCAGTCCCAAGGTGTAGTTCAGCGGATGCAGGTGCCCGGATCGCCGGTCGTGGTAACCGCTATGAAAGCGCGGACTGTCGATCCAGCGATGCAGATTCTCCGACTCGATCCATTCGGCATCGGTATCGTACTGATAGCGTTTGGCCATGGTCTCGTACCAGTCCCGGAGGGCCGCGCCCTTGCGGGCCCCGACCGCCACGCCAAGAAAACCATCCACCAGATCGCAGTCGATATCAAACCGCTTGACCCGTTCCCGCACCAGATCAAGCGCCTCGATCGTGATATCCCAGGCCTGTTTGGCGGCATCGAACCCCAGGGACTTCTCGATGACGGACTGATCGCAGGCCAGACCGGCAATGATCTGGCCGCCATTCCTGCCGCTTGCGCCCCATCCGACGGTTTCCGCCTCGAGCACAATCACCGAATAACCGCGATCCGCGAGTTCGATTGCGGCCGACAGGCCTGCCAGACCGGCACCGACAATACAGACGTCCGCTTCCGCGTCGCCATCGAGCGGCGGGTGAATGGCATGGGCATGGGCCGATGCCGTGTAGTAGGAGTTCTGGATCAGCTTCTGTTCGCGGGCAAGCATATCGATTTCCGTTCAGTGGCCGTTCCGTGGCCGATCAGTGGCCGATCAGTGGGCGCGTGGGTTAGGCAGTTTGGCGCGCGGCGAGACGGCCGCATAACCAGGTCCAGATCATGGTCGACGCCGCATTGCTGGTCAGTTCCGAGTAGTCGTAGGGCGGGGCGACCTCGACGAGATCCATGCCCGCCCAATTGAGATCGTGCCAGCCCTCCAGCAACGTCATGGCCTGGGCAGTCGTCAGCCCACCCGGCTCCGGCGTCCCGGTGCCCGGGGCGAAAGCGGGATCGAACACGTCGATATCGAAACTGAGGTAGACGGGCGGATGGCCGAGTTTCGCCATGCGTTCGCGCACCGCATCGATCACGTCCTGCAAGGCCGCGCCGTCACGACCTCGCAGTTCGCGGGCGGTATAGATATGCCCACCCTGATCGTTCACGAACTCGCGCGCGTCCCGCTCACCCGAGGAGCGGATGCCGACCTGTACGAAACCCTCCGGGATCACCAATCCTTCGCTGAAGGCCTCGTAGACCCAGGTGCCATGACCTGAGGGTTCGCCGAAATGGTCGGTCCAGGTATCGCAGTGCGCATCAAAATGGATGCAGGCCAGCGGTTGTCCCAGATGCGCATGATAGGCACGCAGCAGGGGCAGCGTGATGGAATGGTCGCCCCCGAGCCAGACCATTTCGTGACGATCGAGCAGGGCAGCGACCTGGGGCATGAGTGCCGCACGCATCGTTTCCAGGCTTGTGTTCGGCAGGGGCAGATCGCCCAGATCCACCATCTCGTCCAACGGCGTGGTGTCGAACAGCGGATGCGTCGCATCACACAGCATCCGGCTTGATTGACGAATCGCCGTGGGTCCGAGGCGTGCACCGGGTCGATTGGTCACGCTGCAATCCCAGGTAATGCCTGCCAGGGCGAACGGCTTGCCGGATTCCTGCGCCGACGGCGCGTCGGGCGTAATCGGCAAGCCCAGAAAGCCACCGGCCGAGAGGTAGGCAAACGCATGATTCATGGTGTTACTCCACTGGTGGATTCGTCGTGATTCAGACTTCCGACACATGCGATAGTCCGCATCGGCAACGAACAAAAAATGGTGATGCAAAACGTTTGGTTAGGTCGCATACTACCCAGATAATGGCCTTTCTTATAGAGCCATTTTGAATAAATCAATGGTGCCATTTGTGGGCATCCGGCGGGTCAAGTATGAACGTAATCGATGACGCAATGAATCTCCGGGCCGAGCGGCTCCTCAAGCACGAACAGCAGCGGTATGTGCAACTGCACCCGTCTTCGGCCGACCTGGCCGATACCGCACGACGACATTTTCTCTATGGTGTGCCCATGCACTGGATGAACGACTGGGGCACACCCACCCCCCTGTTCGTCCGTTCGGCACGGGGCGCCCACTTCACCTGTGCCGACGGCATCGAATACACGGATTTCTGCCTGGGCGATACCGGCGCCATGTTCGGCCATAGTCCGGAACCCGTCGCCCGGGCACTGGAGCGGCAGGCCCGCCAGGGATTCACCACGATGCTGCCGGCCGTCAACACCCCGGATGTCGGCGCTGCGCTGAGCGAGCAGTTTGGCCTGCCCTACTGGCAGATCGCCACCACGGCGACTGACGCCAATCGCTTTGTCCTGCGCTGGGCCCGTGCCGTCACAGGGCGGAACAAGGTTCTGGTTTTCGATGGGTGCTACCACGGTACGGTGGACGATACGCTCGTCGACGTATCCGACGGAAGGACGGTCAGCCGTGCGAGCCTGCTCGGACAAACCGTCGACCTGGGCCGATACACCGTCGCCGTGGACTTCAACGACCTCGCTGCCGTGGAACGCGAATTGGCCGGTGGTGATATCGCCTGCGTGCTCACCGAACCGGCACTGACCAATTGCGGCATGGTGCCGCCCACACCCGGTTTCATCGAAGGTCTGCGGACACTGACCCAACGCTACGGCAGTCTGCTGATCCTCGACGAAACCCATACCATTTCCAGCGGTCGCGGGGGTTGGGCACGGCAGGCGGGCATCGCACCGGATTTCATCGTATTCGGCAAGCCCATCGCGGGTGGCCTGCCCGCGGCGGCCTATGGCTTCAGCGAGGCACTCGCCCAACGCATGGAGGCAGCCAAAGATGCAGCCCCACCGGGTCATTCCGGCGTGGGTACCACCCTGTCCGGCAACATGATGACCCTGGCGGCCATGCACGCCACCCTGACGGAAGTCGCGACCCCGACAGCCTACGAACATATGTTGGGGTTGGCGGCCGAACTGGAGGTCGCGCTGAACGCCCTGCTGGCGCGTCATGGTCTGTCCTGGTGCATCACGCGGATCGGCGCCCGCCTGGAACTCCAGTTTTGCGGCACCGCACCCACCAATGCCCGAGAAGCCCGTGCGGCCCAGCATGATGCACTGGAACACGCCATTCATCTCTATCTGCTGAATCGCGGCGTCCTGCTGACACCCTTCCACAACATGATGCTGGTCTGTCCCGAAACCCGTCCGCTGGATATCGAAAAACTGCTCGAAGTCCTCGACGGCTGCCTGACCGCATTGACCACGGACTGACCGCCCGAAACCCGATCGTGATCTTTCCCCACGCACATCGGCTCAACGTGTCGTCGTGCGCTGCCGTCGCCCCATGAGCAGTACGAATCCGGCCAGCACGAGGGCCAGTGCCCCCAGCAGCCAGATCAGCGCTTCGCTGGACAGGGATTTCATGAGTGCGCCCGCCAGCATCGGTCCGAAGATCGCGCTCCCCGTGTAGGCCATGGAAATGAGTCGGACCGTCACCGAGAGATCGCCATGTCCCGCCTGGGTGGCGGCGACCAGCGCCAGGGTCAGAAAGGCCGTGATCGTGCCCCCCAGGAAGAAGAACGTGAAGGCCAATCCACCGAAACCCAGGGGAAAACTGGTCAGGACCGCCATCAGGATCGTGAGGGCGGCATTCGTCAGTAGTGCAAAGATCAGGCCGCGGTGATCGGCGAGCCAGCCCGTCAGATATTGCAGCAGCAGGCCGCCCAGGCCGAAATAGGACAGCAGGGAAACCATATGCGCCGCACTGAGTTCGCGGCCGGCGCCAAAAATGGGAAACAACCCGGAAAATGCCGCTTCGGTCAGCCCGCCGATCATTGCCGAGGCCACGCCAAGAACCAACACGACGTTGCGCAGCGAGATCACGCCTCGTTGGGTCCGACCGGGTTCTTCGGCAGAAGCGGTGGGGGCGGGCCCGGCGATGGCAAGGGGAATGAATGCCAGCGCGGTGAACAGGATCCCCAGCAGCAACGGGGCGACGCCCGTGATGCCCACCCAATTCGTCATCAGCGGAGCGACGATGGGCGCAATGCCAATCAGCGTTTCATGAAATCCAACCAGCCGACCGCGTCCTTCGGCCGGAGCAATCCGGTACAGCCAGGGCTCCAGACCGATCCAGCGCAACCCCATCCCCAATCCGATGAGAAAAGCGGAGACAAGCCAGATCGGTTGGCCGATCGTCGCCATGGCTGCAAAGGCGACGATCGCCACCAGCAAACCGAGGGAAACGACCTTGATATGGCCAAACCGAGTGTTGAACCGCGGAGCAATGGCAAGCCCCACCAGCATCCCGAACCATTGTGCGGAAACAAGGATGCCCAGCTCCGTCGCATTCAATCCATGCTGCGCCAACCAGACAGGCAGGACCACGAAGCCGATGCCGAATTGGCCCAGTTGGGAAAAAATGGAAACGACATTGAGCGCAACGATGGTTCGCCAGTCGATCCGGCCTGATTGCGTCATGGTCTCGGGCCTGGACCCGCGCCTGGACCCGCGCGCTCATCGATTTCGGCTGCAGCGCACCGATGGGCAGTCTGATCGACCGCCGCACGACCTGCCAATCGGAAAACGTGAGGGGAAAGCACGGGGTGTTCTATTGTGAAAATTCGACCAATCAGGCCTTTGGCTGCCAAACGCTTCCCGCGAACTCAGACCAGCGAAACGATGGCTTCGATTTCCACCAGGACATCCCGCGGCAATCGCGCGACCTGTACCGCAGAACGGGCGGGACGGTGATCGCCAAAGGCGGCTTCGTAGATGCCGTTCATGGCGACGAAATCCTGCAGATCCTTGAGGAATACCGTCGTTTTCACAACCCGGGACAGGGAACCACCCGCCGCTTCGATCACGGCACGCAGGTTATCGAGTACCTGCTGGGTCTGTACCTCGATACCGCCTTCGACGAGCGAACCGTCCGCACGCAACGGAATCTGTCCGGACGTGAACAACATATCGCCGACCTGGATCGCCTGAGAATAGGGTCCGATGGCCGCCGGCGCGTTCGGGGTTTGGATCTGCTTCATGTTTTCTCCTGAATCAATACGAGGTGTCCGAATACACAAATCGGGCACGTTTCACGTTACACAACAATTCATAGGCGATGGTTCCGACCCGGGATGCCACCTCATTCACCGGAACCTGATCGCCCCAGAGTTCAACGCGGCTCCCGATCTCGGCCTTGGGCAGGTCCGTCAGATCGACGGTCAGCATATCCATGGAAACCCTGCCAATCAGGCGGGTCAGTTGCCCATCCACCGCCACGGGTGTTCCGGTCGGCGCCGTCCGGGGATACCCGTCGGCATAGCCGCAGGACACGACGCCGACGCGCGTGGCACGATCCGAGACGAACATCCCCCCGTAGCCCACGGGCTCTCCCGGGGCGATGGTCCGAACCGAAATCAAAGCGCCTTCGAGCTGCATCACCGGTCGCAATCGGGCGCTCAACGGTTCGCCCGGTTCATCCATCTGACCAACGAACGGGTCAGGCCCGTACAGCATGATACCGGGTCTCGCCCAATCGGCATGCGCCGCCGACCATCCCAGTACGGCTGCGGAATTGGACAGACTGATCGGTGCGGAAATACCGGCAATCGACTCATGGAAGATTTTGAGTTGCCGCGGCAGGTACGTGGAACCCGCCTCATCCGCGCGGGAAAAATGACTCATCAGCACGATATCCGCAACCTGCGGATGGCTTTTCAGCCGCGCGTAGACAGCCTGATAACGTTCCGGCTCGATGCCCACGCGATGCATCCCGCTATCCATTTTCAGCCAAACGGTCACTGGCCGTGACAATGCCGTCGCCATCAGCGCCTCGACCTGCCAGTGCTGATGAACCACGATCCAGAGATCATGCGCCTGGATATCGGGCAGCTCGGCGGTTTCAAAAAATCCCTCCAGCAGCAGGATGGGTGCCGAGATACCCGCTGCCCGGAGCGTCAGCGCCTCCTCGATCGACGCCACCGCAAACCCGTCCGCTTCGTCGGCGATCGCCTGCGCGCAACGAACGGCGCCATGCCCGTAGGCGTTGGCCTTCACGACCGCGAGCGCACGGCCGCCGTGGCTAGCCTTGGCCAAACGATAGTTATGTCGGAATGCATCCAGGCGAATCCGTGCCGTCAATGGGCGCCCCATCGGATCAGGCCCCCACAACCAGTTGGGCGGGCTTCGCCGCCGGGCCGCCCGCGTGATGATAACGGGACAACGCCAGGTCATCGGCCGCAATCTGTGTGGGCCGGCCGGCCAGCAGATCCGACAGGACCTGGGCTGAGCCGCAGGACATCGTCCAGCCCAATGTTCCGTGTCCGGTATTGAGCCACAAATTGTCGAGATGCGTCGCGCCGATGATGGGCGTTCCGTCCGGCGTCATCGGCCGCAAGCCCGTCCAGAACTGACCATAGGCAGGATTGCCGCCCTCCGGGAACAGATCGCCCAGCACCATTTCCAGCGTTTCGCGCCGACGGGGATTGAGGCTGAGATCGAAACCGGCCAATTCGGCCATGCCGCCGAGGCGGATACGATCCTTGAAACGGGTGATCGCCACCTTGTAGGTTTCATCCATGATCGTGGAAACCGGTGCCGCGGCGTCGTTGATGATCGGCACGGTCAGAGAGTATCCCTTGACCGGATACACGGGAATGTCGATGGCCAGGGCCTTCAGCATCGGCCGCGAATAGCTACCGAGGGCAACCACGAATTGATCGGCCTCGATCAGTTCCCCGTTGGTCGTTTCCACGCCGATGATGCGGCCGTTCGCCGCCCGCAATCGGGCAATCGAAACGTTGTAGCGGAACGTCACGCCGAGCTTGCGGGCTTCCTGTTCCAGAGATGTGGTAAACATCTGGCAATCGCCGGTTTCATCGCCTGGCAGACGCAAGCCACCCACGATTTTTTCACGAACGGAATTCAGGCCCGGTTCGGCGTCGACGCAGCCGGCCTGGTCCAGCAAGGCATAAGAGACGCCGCATTCTTCCAGTACGGCAATGTCCTTGGCCGCCGAATCGAACTGCTTTTGCGTGCGAAACAACTGGAGCGTACCTCGGGTCCGTTGTTCGTAGTCGATTCCGGTTTCGTTACGCAGATCGCGTAGGCAATCGCGGCTGTGTTCTGCCAGGCGCACCATGCGGGATTTGTTGACGGCATACCGTTCGCTGGTGCAGTTGCGCAGCATTTTGGCCATCCACTGCAATTGCCACAAACTGCCATCCGGTCGGATGGCAAGTGGCGCGTGCCGCTGGAACAGCCATTTAGCCGCTTTCATCGGAATGCCCGGTGCAGCCCAGGGCGCTGAATAGCCCGGCGATACCTGCCCGGCATTGGCGAAACTGGTTTCCATGGCTGCCGTCGGCTGTCGATCGAGCACGGTTACCTCGAACCCGCTCCGGGCAAGATAATAGGCGCTGGTTACACCAACCACCCCGCTACCCAGTACGACTACGCGCATAAAGTACCTCCCCAGTTCCGCTTCGAATCTAACGTCAGAGAGAAATTTTATTCAACCGATGAAATTGAATTATCCATATATCTGTAGTTTTACAGATGAAATTTATATATTTTTGTTCAATACATGAATTTTTAACTAAAAAACATCTGCACCGAAAAAGGATCATTACGATGCGCATCCGCACTCATTCGATTCGTGAACTGGACAAGATCGACCGTCGGATTCTGGCCATCCTGCAGGAGGATGCCCGAATTTCCATCACGGATCTGGCCGATCAAGTTGGACTGTCCGTAACGCCCTGCGGCGAACGCGTTAAGCGACTGGAGAAAGAGGGCGTCATTCTCGGCTATCAGGCACGACTGAATCCCCAAGCCCTCGAACTCTCGCTCCTGGTTTTCGTCGAAATCAAGCTTTCCGCCAAATCCGGCGTTATTTTCGAGAGTTTCAAGAAAGAAATTCTCAAGCTGCCGAGTATTCTGGAATGTCATCTCGTTTCGGGCGAATTCGATTATCTGATCAAGGCCCGTATTCCGAAGATGACGGATTACCGGAAATTGCTGGGCGAGATTCTGTTGGCATTGCCGGGCGCCCAGGAATCCAAAAGCTATATCGTCATGGAGGAAGTCAAGGAAACCCTGGCATTGCCGTTGGGCACGGTTCAATCGGAATCCGTCGACGACTGAACCGACCCGATCACACCTCGGGTTTTTCGGCAATCAGAATGGCCCGCAGCGGTGCGGGATAGCCTTCGATCGTCCTGCTTCGATCCTCCGGATCCAGAAAATCGACCAGGGATTGCCGGAAATCCGTCCAACGGGTCGCGCGCTGTTCTTCGAGGGACGTCGGTTCCTGATTCACCAGACGGATACGACGGTAACCCAGGCGGGTCAACCAGGTCGTCAAAAGCGGCACGCTGGGGATAAACCAGACATTGCGCATGGCCGCGTAACGATCATAAGGGGTGAGTACCTGTTGCCCGTCCCCTTCGATCACGAGGGTTTCCAGGACCAGTTCGCCGCCGGGACGCAGACATTCCTGCAGTTCCCGCAAATGCCCCAGGGGATCGCGGCGGTGATAAAGCACGCCCATCGAAAAAACGGTATCGAACAGCGGCGCCCGGTCCAGTTGTTCCAGCGTCACGGGCAAGAGGGTTGCCCGGGCTTCATTCAGAAGATGGGCCACGGCGTGGAACTGCGCCACGAACGCCAAAGTGGGTTCCACGCCCACCGCGAATTCGGCACCCGCACCCAACATGCGCCACAGGTGGTAGCCACTGCCGGTACCGACATCGAGCACGAGTCGCCCGTGAAGATCGGCAAGATGATCCTTCAATCGATCCCATTTGAAATCCGACCGCCACTCCGTATCGACATCCACGCCATAAAGGGAAAATGGCCCTTTGCGCCAGGGTGATAACGCGGCAAGTTGCTGTTCGAGCGCACTTGTGGAAATGGCCAAGACGCCGGCCGCCTCGATGGCGGATCGATCGAGTTGCACGTTCGCCTGTGGATCCGGCTCGGGCAGGTCATTGACGGTCTGCAGCCACTGCGACCAATGCCCGTGATTCAGTTCATCGAATACGCGGAGCTGCGGCAGCATCCATTGCGTCAGGGTTTCCCGACCTGATGCCCGTACCGATTCGACAAAGCGATCGATCTGGGTGGCCACACGACCCAGCTTCCGACGCTGGGCAAAATTGAACCGATGGTCGGTGTGCATCGTCATGATCAGTCCCGTATCGCCACCCAGGTTGAGAAGTTGTAGTGCTTGGCGATCAGGCCGATGTGCCTGAAACCGGCATCGACCAGACGTTGCGCGTGTTCGTCTTCGGTTTCGGTGATGAGCACGTTTTCCAGCGCCTGTCGTTTCTGCGCGATCTCCAGTTCGGAATAACCGTTGATGCGTTTGAATTCGTGGTGCAGTTCGGTCTGAAATTCCTGCATAGGCGAATCCGTTTCATGAGTCTTTTCGATCAGAAGCAAGGCGCCACCAGGATTGAGACCGTCGTGGATTTTTCGGATCAGCTCCGAGCGTTGTTCCGGTCGGAGGAACTGCAGGGTATAGGCGAGCACTACCAGAGAGGCGTTCTCGATGGGGGTCTGGGTCATGTCCTGGCAATGGAGCTGAATGTCCACCAGCGGGCGGAATGCCGAAATATGAGTTCTAGCCCGATGAATCATTGCATCCGATGAATCCACGGCATGGATCACGACATTCCGGTCGACGAGTCCTGCAGCAACCACACCGGCACGAATGGCCATGGTAATTGACCCGAGTGAACATCCCAGGTCATAGACCTGGCTATTCGGTCGAACCCGATTTTTGGCCGTTGCGGTAATCGTCTTCAGGCAAAAATCATAACCGGGTACCGATCGTTCGATCATGTCGGGAAAGACGGCAGCGACTTCCTCGTTGAAACTGAAACTGCCGGGTTCGCGAATCTGCTCGAACAAGGTGTCCTTTTGCGTACCGGGTTTTGAATCGTGATTCATAGAAAGATGTTTTATTCAGTTGATCGTGTTGATAGTTAGCGTGGGCATTTTGGATGAAAACCCGGATTTTTCCTTACAGATGAAATGATTGTCCAAATACATCCTTGTTTGCGATTCCCATTCAGGGTTGTGGATAATATTGTGTGTATTGTGGATAACATGGCCTTTTTCTTTTATCCACAGTTTCAGGACGCGTTATCCCGTCATTTGCCGAATAAGATGCTCGAGTACCACCAGAAATGAAGTCATCAGATGGATCGATCGGTCGACGTGCTCGAAAATCCGCGTTCCATCAACCAGTTCGTTACTTCCGTCCGATCGCCTGAAAACAGGACATGTCCCTGCTTCTTGCTTAATTGATAGTCGTACATCGGATCGTAATATTCCTGCAGCAACTTGCTGATGAGTTGTCTGAGACCGCCAAGTGCCCGCTGCTCGTAAAATTCGGTGAGCGCTTCGTTGGCAAGCCCCAGAAAGGCCTGATGCCGCACGCCACCCAACCGTTTCTGCACGCGATTCAGGGCATCCACGATGTGTTCCCGCAGCGCATGTTGTGCAGATGCCTCATCGGGCATGACCCGACGATAATCGCTCAGCATGCGCAATACATAGTCGTTGAGTGCCTGTTCGATCCGTTCGTCCAACGTGGACTCCAGCACGATCAGCGGTGCCTTGACCATGGCATGCCAGAGCGGTTCGACGATTCGACGACCCCCAATCTTGGCACTTTCATCCTCGATCAGGACGGGCGCGGTTGCGTCTTCCACCATGAAACGCATCAAGGCGATCGACAGTTCGTTATCGATACTGATCTGTGGCGGTTGCGGCTCCACTTCGCGGCCGAATGCCGATCCCTTGTGCTTGGCCAGACCCTCCAGATCGATGGATCGGGAAATCGTGTGCAGGAATTCCGTCTTGCCGACACCGGTTCTTCCACCGAGCCGAATCAATACCGCCTGGGGGGCATTCTGATTCATCTGATCGATGAGAAAACGACGCAGTCGCTTGTAGCCACCGACGATCCTGGGGATTTCGATTCCCGCTTCCTCTGCCAGCATGCGTTGCGTCAGTCGAGAACGAAGCCCACCGCGAAAACAGTACAGCAAGGCATCGGGATGGGCTGCGATGTATGCGGTCCACTGTTCGATACGTCGCTGCTTTTCCGGTTCATCCACGAGCTGATAACCCCGTGCGATGGCGGCTTCCTGACCTTGTTGCTTGTAGGCGATGCCCACGAGGCGTCGTTCCTCGTCGGATAGCAACGGAATGTTGGTGGCGTAGGGGAATGCCCCTTCGGAAAACTCGACGGGTGCGCGGACATCAAGCAGGGGACGCTGATCCAGGAATAGTCGGGCGTAATCCGACTCCGTGGGCAGTTTGCTGTTCATGAAGGATCCGATGCATCTGTTTTCAATCGGATCCAGGGCGTCTGGGCTTCGTGCGTTGTGAGTGTGCCGATGGGGTCAGCGTGACACTCGTGCTCGATCAGCAAGCGTCGGACCGATTCCGCCGATTCCGGACGAACGGCGATCAGCAGGCCGCCCGAAGTCTGCGGATCACAGATCAAGGCACGTTGTTGTTCGGTCATGGTCGTCATGTACTGGCCATAGCTGGCGAAATTCCGGTTCGTCCCCCCCGGGATCTGGCTTTGTGCCAAGTATTTCGGTACGGATTCGATGACCGGTAGCCGGTCAAAGTCGATTTCCGCGGACAGTTGGCTGCCGCGACAGAGTTCGAGCAGGTGGCCACCCAGTCCGAACCCGGTTACGTCCGTCATGGCGGTGACGCCGTCCTGTTGTGCCAGGACGGCACCGACGCGATTCATGCGACACATCTGTTCCGGTGCGCGATGCTGATCTTCCGTTGCGAGGATGCCGGATTTTTGGGCGGTTGTGAGGATGCCGACGCCCAGGGGTTTCGTAAGAAACAGGATGTCACCGGTTTGTGCCGTGTCATTGCGTTTCAGTTGATCCAAGGCAACGCGTCCCGTCACGGCCAGACCGAAGATGGGTTCCGGCGCATCGATGGAATGCCCCCCAGCCAGAGGAATTCCTGCTTCCCGACAGGCAGCACGTCCGCCGTCGACGACCTGTGCCGCGGTGGCTGCATCCAGTTTGTCGATGGGCCATCCGAGGATGGCAATGGCCATCAACGGCGTGCCTCCCATGGCGTAAATGTCACTGATCGCGTTGGTGGCCGCGATCTGTCCAAAGGTGAAGGGATCATCCACGATGGGCATGAAAAAGTCCGTCGTGCTGATGATTCCGCTGCCGTCGCCCAGATCGTAGACGGCGGCATCGTCACGCGAATCGTTGCCGACGATGAGATGGGGATCTGTGGTGATCGGTGTCAAGGCACTGACCAGGATCTGATCCAGCAGGGCCGGGGATATCTTGCATCCGCAACCGGCACCATGACTGTATTGGGTCAATCGAATCGTATCGTTGTTCATGCGCGTGTCCTGTGCCGCGGGTTTTGGCTGTTCGCTTTCGGGCCGTGGCTATAGAGATATGTTTTTATTTCTGGTTAATGTGATGTTGATTAGCGTAGCCGATTGGATCGGCAACTCGGAATTCCTTCCATATTCTCTCAGCTTAGCGATTTTCGAGACGGTGGGTAATTTCCCTTTTCGGCTGTGGATTGTTTTGAGCGATGTGTGGATAAGTTCGGGTTTCCGAATGCTGCCCAGTTTTCTCAAGGATTGTCCACAGT
The Halothiobacillus diazotrophicus DNA segment above includes these coding regions:
- a CDS encoding NAD(P)/FAD-dependent oxidoreductase, with product MLAREQKLIQNSYYTASAHAHAIHPPLDGDAEADVCIVGAGLAGLSAAIELADRGYSVIVLEAETVGWGASGRNGGQIIAGLACDQSVIEKSLGFDAAKQAWDITIEALDLVRERVKRFDIDCDLVDGFLGVAVGARKGAALRDWYETMAKRYQYDTDAEWIESENLHRWIDSPRFHSGYHDRRSGHLHPLNYTLGLARAAQALGVRICEHTPARTLSRGEPAVLTTDRGSVKARYVVLAGNIYLPEVAPKMAPKLARRIMPVGTYIVGTEPLDPALVSQLIPTKSAVCDSNFVLDYFRFSADNRMLFGGRVSYSTMTPPNLKEDMRKRMALVFPLLAEAKVTYAWGGFVDITMNRAPDFGRIAPNVYYLQGFSGHGVALTGMAGKMVAEAIAGQAERLDLMARIPHHDFFGGKLLRTPALVLGMAWYRLRDALG
- the speB gene encoding agmatinase, which translates into the protein MNHAFAYLSAGGFLGLPITPDAPSAQESGKPFALAGITWDCSVTNRPGARLGPTAIRQSSRMLCDATHPLFDTTPLDEMVDLGDLPLPNTSLETMRAALMPQVAALLDRHEMVWLGGDHSITLPLLRAYHAHLGQPLACIHFDAHCDTWTDHFGEPSGHGTWVYEAFSEGLVIPEGFVQVGIRSSGERDAREFVNDQGGHIYTARELRGRDGAALQDVIDAVRERMAKLGHPPVYLSFDIDVFDPAFAPGTGTPEPGGLTTAQAMTLLEGWHDLNWAGMDLVEVAPPYDYSELTSNAASTMIWTWLCGRLAARQTA
- a CDS encoding aspartate aminotransferase family protein, with product MNVIDDAMNLRAERLLKHEQQRYVQLHPSSADLADTARRHFLYGVPMHWMNDWGTPTPLFVRSARGAHFTCADGIEYTDFCLGDTGAMFGHSPEPVARALERQARQGFTTMLPAVNTPDVGAALSEQFGLPYWQIATTATDANRFVLRWARAVTGRNKVLVFDGCYHGTVDDTLVDVSDGRTVSRASLLGQTVDLGRYTVAVDFNDLAAVERELAGGDIACVLTEPALTNCGMVPPTPGFIEGLRTLTQRYGSLLILDETHTISSGRGGWARQAGIAPDFIVFGKPIAGGLPAAAYGFSEALAQRMEAAKDAAPPGHSGVGTTLSGNMMTLAAMHATLTEVATPTAYEHMLGLAAELEVALNALLARHGLSWCITRIGARLELQFCGTAPTNAREARAAQHDALEHAIHLYLLNRGVLLTPFHNMMLVCPETRPLDIEKLLEVLDGCLTALTTD
- a CDS encoding MFS transporter translates to MTQSGRIDWRTIVALNVVSIFSQLGQFGIGFVVLPVWLAQHGLNATELGILVSAQWFGMLVGLAIAPRFNTRFGHIKVVSLGLLVAIVAFAAMATIGQPIWLVSAFLIGLGMGLRWIGLEPWLYRIAPAEGRGRLVGFHETLIGIAPIVAPLMTNWVGITGVAPLLLGILFTALAFIPLAIAGPAPTASAEEPGRTQRGVISLRNVVLVLGVASAMIGGLTEAAFSGLFPIFGAGRELSAAHMVSLLSYFGLGGLLLQYLTGWLADHRGLIFALLTNAALTILMAVLTSFPLGFGGLAFTFFFLGGTITAFLTLALVAATQAGHGDLSVTVRLISMAYTGSAIFGPMLAGALMKSLSSEALIWLLGALALVLAGFVLLMGRRQRTTTR
- a CDS encoding RidA family protein — encoded protein: MKQIQTPNAPAAIGPYSQAIQVGDMLFTSGQIPLRADGSLVEGGIEVQTQQVLDNLRAVIEAAGGSLSRVVKTTVFLKDLQDFVAMNGIYEAAFGDHRPARSAVQVARLPRDVLVEIEAIVSLV
- the alr gene encoding alanine racemase yields the protein MGRPLTARIRLDAFRHNYRLAKASHGGRALAVVKANAYGHGAVRCAQAIADEADGFAVASIEEALTLRAAGISAPILLLEGFFETAELPDIQAHDLWIVVHQHWQVEALMATALSRPVTVWLKMDSGMHRVGIEPERYQAVYARLKSHPQVADIVLMSHFSRADEAGSTYLPRQLKIFHESIAGISAPISLSNSAAVLGWSAAHADWARPGIMLYGPDPFVGQMDEPGEPLSARLRPVMQLEGALISVRTIAPGEPVGYGGMFVSDRATRVGVVSCGYADGYPRTAPTGTPVAVDGQLTRLIGRVSMDMLTVDLTDLPKAEIGSRVELWGDQVPVNEVASRVGTIAYELLCNVKRARFVYSDTSY
- a CDS encoding D-amino acid dehydrogenase — translated: MRVVVLGSGVVGVTSAYYLARSGFEVTVLDRQPTAAMETSFANAGQVSPGYSAPWAAPGIPMKAAKWLFQRHAPLAIRPDGSLWQLQWMAKMLRNCTSERYAVNKSRMVRLAEHSRDCLRDLRNETGIDYEQRTRGTLQLFRTQKQFDSAAKDIAVLEECGVSYALLDQAGCVDAEPGLNSVREKIVGGLRLPGDETGDCQMFTTSLEQEARKLGVTFRYNVSIARLRAANGRIIGVETTNGELIEADQFVVALGSYSRPMLKALAIDIPVYPVKGYSLTVPIINDAAAPVSTIMDETYKVAITRFKDRIRLGGMAELAGFDLSLNPRRRETLEMVLGDLFPEGGNPAYGQFWTGLRPMTPDGTPIIGATHLDNLWLNTGHGTLGWTMSCGSAQVLSDLLAGRPTQIAADDLALSRYHHAGGPAAKPAQLVVGA
- a CDS encoding winged helix-turn-helix transcriptional regulator yields the protein MRIRTHSIRELDKIDRRILAILQEDARISITDLADQVGLSVTPCGERVKRLEKEGVILGYQARLNPQALELSLLVFVEIKLSAKSGVIFESFKKEILKLPSILECHLVSGEFDYLIKARIPKMTDYRKLLGEILLALPGAQESKSYIVMEEVKETLALPLGTVQSESVDD